Proteins found in one Polyodon spathula isolate WHYD16114869_AA chromosome 10, ASM1765450v1, whole genome shotgun sequence genomic segment:
- the LOC121322307 gene encoding chondroitin sulfate synthase 2-like, with protein sequence MRLSMLISLIRPIGPVVIGISLGFTLSLLSVTWVEEPCSNPDWNRGDEVAFQLNGNPYSLPAGSVQNEENAEDFEPKIVPYKPVQQQPPPKKFYRAKYISTELGIRERLFAGVLTSKNTINTMAVAVNRTIRHHLDNVVYFTGMRNRKIPHGMFVVTHGDERLIWNMFQTIRYVLEHYINEYDWFYFVQDDTYTQADRIKSLVGHLSIHTDLYMGSPEEFIGGEMEGRYCYGGFGYLLSRTLLLKLQPNLESCRNDILSSRADEWLGRCIIDYGNVSCVDQHEGIHYQRFEMGKNSYPNTEEEIQFKNAFTVHPVLDPAQMYRLHKHFTEIELQRTYKEIEKLQAEIKNTSEVAFDGNRSAHWPIGINPPFEPKTRFEVLRWDYFTEDQVYTCKDGSPKCELQGIDKADVTNVIEIAMGELNKKYKPVLHLKKQQLINGYRRFDPTRGMEYTLDLQLEAVNQKGRSCSITKRVHLVRPLSDIEIIPMPYVTEATRVHIILAVSVHDRDYVNQFLEVYATNFFEMSENAILSFLFIYDPFQAQQVNQNDIFANVKAKITAYERKYPVTKIPWISVKTEAPSQIKIMDIISKKHPVDTLFFVTNVNTNVNSEFLNRCRMNTINNWQVFFPVHFQDYNPDIAYHNQQPPPTIDLIKDAGHFDRDVFDEACFYNSDYMAARTKMFADVQENEEILEALDVYDMFIKYSNLHVFRAVEPALHQKYRHKVCNPRLGEEIYHRCIQSNLEGLGSRSQLAMLLFEQEQGNST encoded by the exons ATGCGACTTTCAATGTTAATTTCCTTGATCAGGCCGATTGGCCCGGTTGTTATTGGTATCTCACTGGGGTTTACTTTGAGTCTATTGAGTGTGACCTGGGTCGAGGAGCCCTGTAGTAACCCTGACTGGAATCGAGGCGATGAAGTTGCGTTTCAGCTGAATGGAAACCCCTACTCTCTTCCTGCAGGCAGCGTGCAAAACGAAGAAAATGCGGAGGATTTTGAACCCAAAATTGTGCCATATAAACCCGTTCAACAACAACCCCCACCAAAAAAATTCTACAG GGCAAAATACATCAGCACAGAGCTTGGCATCCGGGAACGACTTTTTGCTGGGGTACTTACGTCCAAAAACACCATAAACACCATGGCTGTTGCAGTAAACCGAACCATCAGACACCACTTGGACAATGTTGTCTATTTCACTGGGATGCGAAACAGAAAAATCCCCCACGGGATGTTTGTGGTGACCCACGGCGATGAGCGACTCATCTGGAACATGTTCCAAACCATTCGATACGTCCTTGAACATTACATCAACGAATATGACTGGTTCTACTTTGTTCAAGATGACACCTACACTCAAGCAGACCGCATCAAATCGCTTGTCGGGCACCTAAGCATTCATACAGATCTGTACATGGGCAGCCCAGAGGAGTTCATTGGCGGTGAGATGGAGGGAAGATACTGTTATGGTGGGTTTGGCTATCTGCTGTCACGGACTTTGCTCCTCAAACTGCAGCCTAATTTGGAGAGCTGCCGTAATGATATCCTGAGCAGTAGAGCTGACGAGTGGCTGGGACGATGCATCATCGATTACGGCAACGTAAGCTGCGTAGATCAACATGAg GGAATTCACTACCAACGGTTTGAGATGGGCAAAAATTCATACCCAAATACGGAGGAAGAGATACAGTTCAAGAATGCATTCACTGTTCACCCTGTACTAGATCCAGCACAGATGTACAGACTGCACAAACACTTCACTGAAATTGAACTGCAGAGGACTTACAAAGAAATTGAGAAGTTACAG GCCGAAATCAAAAACACCAGTGAGGTTGCGTTTGATGGAAATCGAAGTGCCCATTGGCCTATTGGAATCAATCCACCATTTGAGCCAAAAACTCGGTTTGAAGTTCTTCGATGGGATTATTTCACAGAAGACCAGGTTTATACCTGCAAAGATGGTTCCCCAAAATGTGAGCTTCAGGGGATTGACAAAGCAGATGTCACAAATGTTATTGAGATAGCAATGGGggaactgaacaaaaaatataagCCAGTGCTTCATCTGAAGAAACAGCAGCTTATTAATGGCTACAGGCGTTTTGACCCAACACGTGGCATGGAGTACACCTTAGACCTTCAGCTTGAGGCTGTGAACCAGAAGGGACGAAGCTGTTCCATTACTAAGCGTGTCCACCTTGTGCGGCCCTTGAGCGACATTGAGATTATTCCTATGCCTTATGTGACAGAAGCTACCCGAGTTCACATCATTCTGGCAGTGAGTGTTCATGATCGTGATTACGTGAACCAGTTTCTTGAAGTATATGCCACTAATTTTTTTGAGATGAGCGAAAATGCTATTTTGTCTTTCTTGTTCATATATGACCCTTTTCAGGCTCAGCAGGTCAACCAAAATGACATTTTTGCTAATGTTAAAGCCAAGATTACAGCATATGAGCGCAAATACCCTGTAACAAAGATACCGTGGATCAGTGTTAAAACTGAAGCCCCTTCTCAAATTAAGATCATGGACATTATCTCTAAGAAGCACCCAGTAGACACTTTGTTCTTTGTGACAAATGTCAACACCAATGTCAATTCTGAATTTCTCAACCGTTGCCGCATGAACACTATTAACAACTGGCAGGTCTTTTTTCCAGTCCATTTCCAAGACTACAACCCAGATATTGCTTATCACAACCAACAGCCTCCTCCCACCATAGACCTGATCAAAGATGCTGGCCACTTTGACCGAGATGTCTTTGATGAGGCTTGTTTCTATAATTCTGATTATATGGCAGCAAGAACAAAGATGTTTGCTGATGTACAGGAGAATGAGGAGATCTTGGAAGCTCTTGATGTCTATGACATGTTCATCAAGTATTCCAACCTTCACGTTTTCCGAGCAGTTGAACCTGCATTACACCAGAAATACAGACACAAGGTCTGTAATCCTCGACTTGGTGAGGAGATCTACCATCGATGTATACAAAGCAATCTTGAGGGCCTTGGTTCGCGATCTCAGCTTGCCATGTTATTATTTGAACAAGAGCAGGGGAACAGTACTTga